One part of the Aurantibacillus circumpalustris genome encodes these proteins:
- a CDS encoding MarR family winged helix-turn-helix transcriptional regulator has translation MKKQIDKNIPVGTQALILSKFYYGVISKSLEDLDIERYFSILYFLSENNGCNQQCICNHLAIDKTAMVKVIDYLIKADYVKRAVNPDDRRQHFITLTKKGQKRTEEIVKSFNALDEEIFKSISKKDKSTFISVLSSLTDNLKVLPSNDLFFNYKKTLKKGKQKINSEL, from the coding sequence ACGCAGGCACTTATTCTCTCAAAATTCTATTACGGTGTTATAAGTAAGAGCCTCGAAGACCTTGATATTGAGCGCTATTTTTCAATTCTTTATTTCTTAAGTGAAAACAATGGTTGTAATCAGCAATGTATTTGTAACCACTTGGCTATCGATAAAACCGCCATGGTTAAGGTAATCGATTATCTTATAAAAGCGGATTATGTAAAACGCGCTGTAAATCCTGATGACCGCAGACAGCATTTTATTACTCTTACTAAAAAAGGACAAAAGCGTACAGAAGAAATAGTAAAGTCATTTAATGCTCTAGACGAAGAAATTTTTAAATCAATTTCTAAAAAGGATAAAAGCACTTTTATAAGTGTGCTATCCAGTTTGACCGATAATTTAAAGGTCTTACCTTCTAACGATCTTTTTTTCAATTATAAAAAAACCCTAAAGAAGGGTAAACAAAAAATAAACTCTGAACTATAA